A portion of the Luteolibacter sp. Y139 genome contains these proteins:
- a CDS encoding DUF7133 domain-containing protein yields the protein MTVSCVSAVPEGFVMKEFAGPPDADYPTAITAAANGDVYVSSDQNGSLGHKEHMGRIIRCRDKDGDGKADEFVKFVPDVNSPRGGHMVGDTLYLIHPPFLSSFRDKDGDGVADEKKDLVTGLGGGIEHPRGADHTTNGVRMGIDGWLYIAVGDFGAHPAKGTDGSTYILHGGGVLRVRPDGSQIEPYDLMVRNICDTAISPELDLFSRDNTNDGKGWNTRFHHFTQFGDHGYPRLYQNFADDAIKPLADYGGGSGTGALWLSEPGFPPQFTDALFSTDWTTGTVHYHPWKREGASFSIEQKDFEKLPHATDVDVDGNSHLYLADWRNGGFDYTPDQKVGKIFQVTYPGLPAAKYQDVNKASDAELVKLIASPSAVQRLETQREILSRGKKPEFAEGIFAVAKDTKLSVGARTAAVWTFKQLYGKDSTKYLTELAADETMREQALRAMTDRSGELAGVPVKLYVDSLKDKNPRVVLQALIGLNRLKAKEAAPAILAASGDWREEGVSPRLKLTAVQVLATLGNIPPCLKAVEDTATRKLALQALQKVHTMEVVNGLLGLFGKSADLELRYDVLSALARLYFQEKEWDLKSWWNTRPDDRGPYYETEEWEGTAKIKPAIEKGFGMVSPERQNALLDILGKNRLPVAELKLAGVDPVIAALSAKELNPTQLMLLVSAAKEPKRPFPQRVEAYKALSKGGEDSSMPHRLAVLATWSQEKNAPAEAAQHISDFVNAPDRGNQIGALRDIAAKQGNAVSCIAWKAILTVLNSPLAKPEAKKKIKEELEKTPREVGFFQAIADLKMSGFDKQIEEGMKWDNSELINAAKAAKEAVAAAGPGGKKVAELSVAEVAKAAMTGKGDPAVGARLFTAQGCIACHAIDLKAEQKGPYLGAAGAKFTRDYLIDSVLEPSKVVAQGFQTSMLKLKDGTAKMGFVTAEVDGVVEVRDITGQVAKIKREDITEETHMPSSMMPPGLAAGLSVEDFTSLIEYLSSLKSTGG from the coding sequence GTGACAGTAAGTTGCGTTTCCGCCGTCCCGGAAGGCTTCGTGATGAAGGAATTCGCCGGTCCGCCGGACGCCGACTATCCGACCGCCATCACCGCTGCCGCCAATGGCGACGTCTACGTCTCGTCCGACCAAAACGGCTCCCTGGGCCACAAGGAACACATGGGGCGGATCATCCGCTGCCGTGACAAGGACGGCGACGGCAAGGCGGACGAGTTCGTCAAGTTCGTCCCGGACGTGAATAGCCCGCGCGGCGGCCACATGGTCGGCGATACGCTTTACCTCATCCACCCGCCCTTCCTGAGCAGCTTCCGCGACAAGGACGGCGACGGCGTGGCGGACGAGAAAAAGGACCTCGTCACCGGTCTCGGCGGCGGCATCGAGCACCCGCGCGGTGCCGACCACACCACGAATGGCGTGCGCATGGGCATCGATGGCTGGCTCTACATCGCCGTCGGCGATTTCGGAGCCCACCCGGCCAAGGGCACCGATGGCTCCACCTACATCCTCCACGGCGGCGGTGTGCTCCGCGTGCGTCCGGATGGCTCGCAGATCGAGCCCTACGACCTGATGGTCCGCAATATCTGCGACACCGCCATCTCCCCCGAGCTCGATCTCTTCAGCCGCGACAATACGAACGACGGCAAGGGCTGGAACACCCGCTTCCACCACTTCACCCAGTTCGGCGATCACGGCTACCCGCGCCTCTATCAGAACTTCGCCGATGACGCGATCAAGCCTCTCGCCGACTACGGCGGTGGCTCCGGCACCGGCGCGCTCTGGCTCAGCGAGCCGGGCTTCCCGCCGCAGTTCACGGATGCACTGTTCTCCACCGACTGGACCACCGGCACCGTCCACTACCATCCGTGGAAGCGCGAAGGCGCGAGCTTCTCGATCGAGCAAAAGGACTTCGAAAAGCTGCCCCACGCAACCGATGTCGATGTGGATGGCAATTCCCACCTCTACCTCGCCGACTGGCGGAATGGTGGCTTCGACTACACGCCGGACCAGAAGGTCGGCAAGATCTTCCAGGTCACCTATCCCGGCCTGCCCGCCGCGAAGTATCAGGACGTGAACAAGGCCAGCGATGCCGAGCTCGTGAAGCTCATCGCTTCGCCGAGCGCCGTGCAGCGTCTGGAAACCCAGCGTGAGATCCTCAGCCGCGGCAAAAAGCCGGAATTCGCGGAAGGCATCTTCGCCGTCGCGAAGGATACCAAGCTCTCCGTGGGTGCCCGCACCGCTGCCGTGTGGACCTTCAAGCAGCTCTACGGGAAAGATAGTACCAAGTATCTGACCGAGCTCGCTGCCGACGAGACCATGCGCGAGCAAGCCCTGCGCGCCATGACCGACCGCAGCGGCGAACTCGCCGGCGTGCCGGTGAAGCTCTATGTGGATTCGCTGAAGGACAAGAACCCGCGCGTGGTGCTCCAGGCCCTGATCGGCCTCAACCGCCTCAAGGCAAAGGAAGCCGCTCCGGCGATCCTCGCCGCGTCGGGCGATTGGCGTGAGGAAGGCGTCTCGCCCCGCCTCAAGCTCACCGCCGTGCAAGTGCTCGCCACCCTCGGCAATATCCCGCCCTGCCTGAAGGCAGTCGAAGACACCGCCACCCGCAAGCTGGCGCTGCAGGCGCTCCAGAAGGTTCACACCATGGAAGTGGTGAATGGCCTGCTCGGCCTCTTCGGCAAGTCCGCCGACCTCGAGCTGCGCTACGATGTCCTCTCCGCCCTCGCCCGCCTCTATTTCCAGGAGAAGGAATGGGACCTGAAGAGCTGGTGGAACACCCGCCCCGATGACCGCGGCCCGTATTACGAGACCGAGGAATGGGAAGGCACCGCCAAGATCAAGCCGGCCATCGAAAAGGGCTTCGGCATGGTTTCCCCGGAGCGCCAGAACGCGCTGCTGGACATCCTCGGCAAGAACCGCCTGCCGGTCGCCGAGCTGAAACTCGCCGGCGTCGACCCGGTGATCGCCGCCCTCAGCGCGAAGGAGCTTAATCCGACCCAGCTCATGCTGCTCGTCTCCGCGGCGAAGGAGCCGAAGCGCCCCTTCCCGCAGCGTGTGGAAGCCTACAAGGCGCTCTCGAAAGGCGGCGAGGATTCGTCCATGCCGCACCGTCTCGCCGTGCTCGCCACCTGGAGTCAGGAAAAGAATGCACCAGCCGAAGCAGCCCAGCACATCAGCGACTTCGTCAATGCACCCGACCGTGGCAACCAGATCGGCGCCCTCCGCGACATCGCCGCGAAGCAAGGCAATGCCGTCAGTTGCATCGCGTGGAAGGCCATCCTCACCGTGCTGAATAGCCCGCTGGCCAAGCCCGAGGCGAAGAAGAAGATCAAGGAAGAGCTGGAGAAGACCCCGCGTGAAGTCGGCTTCTTCCAAGCCATCGCCGATCTCAAGATGTCCGGCTTCGACAAGCAGATCGAGGAAGGCATGAAGTGGGATAACTCCGAGCTGATCAATGCCGCGAAGGCCGCCAAGGAAGCCGTCGCCGCCGCCGGCCCCGGAGGCAAGAAGGTGGCTGAGCTGTCCGTCGCCGAAGTGGCCAAGGCCGCCATGACCGGCAAGGGTGATCCCGCTGTCGGAGCACGCCTCTTCACCGCACAGGGCTGCATCGCCTGCCACGCCATCGACCTGAAGGCCGAGCAAAAGGGTCCTTACCTCGGTGCTGCCGGTGCCAAGTTCACCCGCGACTACCTCATCGATTCCGTCCTCGAGCCCAGCAAGGTCGTGGCCCAGGGCTTCCAGACCTCGATGCTCAAGCTCAAGGATGGCACCGCCAAGATGGGCTTCGTCACCGCTGAAGTCGACGGCGTCGTCGAAGTCCGCGACATCACCGGCCAGGTCGCCAAGATCAAGCGCGAGGACATCACCGAGGAGACTCACATGCCCTCCTCCATGATGCCCCCCGGCCTCGCCGCCGGCCTCTCGGTCGAGGACTTCACCTCGCTCATCGAGTATCTCTCCTCGCTGAAGTCGACGGGCGGCTGA
- a CDS encoding sugar phosphate nucleotidyltransferase, which translates to MFSLVTKSLARRGLAAQIRRVIRKAFLLGAGLGTRLRPLTDLLPKPLVPLFHRPLIEWAMDSCRAAGIEEFAINTHHLAEEWLRVGGAWQTDGEGIAGGNGLPSKKGTWQGLPLHLFHEPDVLETGGGVKNIEAWAGGESVLIHNGDIFSSLPLDRLIAAHEASGNPVTLALRSQGDAKHIAIDGEQAIDIRGKLGRAEGTHVFSGIYCFTPELLGLIPGREKISVIPAFLELAKQGRLGGVVLDDGHWADLGDPAAYLAAHRELALAPAIHAEAVVAPDAVIERSVIGPRAEIGAGAVVRDSVVWPGAKVGAGEVVESRIVTW; encoded by the coding sequence GTGTTTTCACTGGTCACGAAATCCCTTGCCCGGCGGGGGCTGGCCGCGCAAATCCGCCGGGTGATTCGCAAGGCCTTCCTCCTGGGCGCCGGTCTCGGCACGCGGCTGCGTCCGCTGACCGACCTGCTGCCAAAGCCGCTGGTGCCGCTTTTCCACCGTCCGCTGATCGAGTGGGCGATGGACTCGTGCCGCGCGGCGGGGATCGAGGAGTTCGCGATCAATACGCACCACTTGGCGGAAGAATGGCTGCGGGTGGGTGGTGCATGGCAGACGGATGGCGAGGGGATCGCGGGTGGAAACGGTCTGCCTTCGAAGAAGGGAACCTGGCAGGGACTTCCGTTGCATCTCTTCCATGAGCCGGACGTTCTGGAAACAGGCGGCGGCGTGAAGAACATCGAGGCGTGGGCTGGAGGCGAAAGCGTGCTCATTCACAATGGCGACATTTTCTCCTCACTGCCACTCGACCGGCTGATCGCGGCGCACGAGGCCTCGGGGAATCCGGTGACGCTGGCGCTGCGGTCGCAGGGGGATGCGAAGCACATCGCGATCGATGGAGAGCAGGCGATCGACATTCGCGGGAAGCTGGGACGGGCCGAGGGAACGCACGTGTTCTCGGGGATCTATTGCTTCACGCCGGAGCTGCTTGGGCTGATTCCGGGCAGGGAGAAGATTTCGGTGATCCCGGCTTTTCTGGAGCTGGCCAAACAGGGCCGACTCGGTGGGGTCGTGCTGGATGACGGGCACTGGGCGGATCTGGGAGATCCGGCGGCTTATCTTGCGGCGCATCGGGAGCTGGCGCTGGCTCCGGCGATTCATGCGGAGGCTGTCGTGGCGCCGGATGCCGTGATTGAGCGGAGCGTGATCGGGCCCCGGGCGGAAATTGGTGCCGGGGCGGTGGTGCGGGACTCGGTCGTGTGGCCGGGGGCGAAGGTTGGGGCGGGGGAGGTTGTCGAGTCGCGGATCGTGACCTGGTAG
- a CDS encoding GNAT family N-acetyltransferase yields MTPPASEDAAPAAILRPAGPRDAEELSVLLSELGYPSAPEAVVRRISACADVPGLSIVVATMDERIVGVVAVHCVPTLISDAALGRITALVVADEMRGRGIGRQLVEEAEAFARKQGCERMELTSGDHRPGAHAFYVRLGYAVEARRFIKHGLGER; encoded by the coding sequence ATGACGCCACCTGCTTCCGAAGATGCAGCGCCTGCGGCGATCCTTCGTCCTGCCGGACCAAGAGATGCGGAGGAGCTGTCAGTGCTGCTTTCAGAACTCGGTTATCCTTCGGCACCGGAAGCCGTTGTCCGCCGCATTTCAGCCTGCGCGGATGTGCCGGGGCTATCGATTGTGGTGGCGACGATGGATGAACGCATCGTTGGCGTGGTGGCGGTGCATTGCGTGCCCACGCTGATTTCCGATGCGGCGTTGGGGAGAATCACGGCGCTGGTGGTGGCCGACGAAATGCGCGGGCGGGGAATCGGCCGGCAACTGGTGGAAGAGGCTGAAGCCTTCGCGCGCAAGCAGGGGTGCGAGCGGATGGAACTCACGAGTGGCGATCATCGGCCGGGGGCGCATGCGTTTTACGTGCGGCTGGGCTATGCGGTGGAGGCGCGGCGGTTCATCAAGCATGGGCTGGGGGAGCGGTGA
- a CDS encoding GNAT family N-acetyltransferase, with translation MFSTADRYWAGHLNCLPDQLLTKPFDVVTHGEELRGYSGALGLFRDGTATVSVPPDREEELRGLLAGLENGCTPEQFAAALAPVAALVLGPAYLGYTTEICGDDSQARALNEADAAAVKDLREACGEEEWDHGGSSLEVPCSGVFHDGQLVALAGYETWGETIAHLYIVTHPGYRGRGFGRSAVAHLARRALTNGLLAQYRTLDANTPSIRIAEALGFQRYATSMAVRLAPVP, from the coding sequence GTGTTTTCCACCGCAGACCGTTACTGGGCAGGTCACCTGAATTGCTTGCCGGATCAGCTTCTAACAAAGCCGTTCGATGTCGTCACCCATGGCGAGGAACTGCGCGGCTATAGCGGAGCGCTGGGATTGTTTCGCGATGGAACGGCGACCGTGTCGGTGCCGCCGGATCGCGAGGAAGAGCTTCGTGGGTTGCTCGCAGGTCTGGAGAACGGCTGCACGCCGGAGCAATTCGCTGCGGCGCTCGCACCGGTTGCAGCCTTGGTGCTTGGTCCTGCGTATCTCGGCTACACGACGGAGATTTGCGGCGATGATTCGCAAGCCCGCGCCTTGAATGAAGCTGACGCCGCTGCCGTGAAGGATCTTCGTGAAGCCTGCGGCGAAGAGGAATGGGATCATGGAGGATCATCCCTTGAAGTTCCTTGCTCGGGGGTCTTCCACGATGGCCAACTGGTCGCACTCGCAGGATATGAAACATGGGGCGAGACCATTGCTCACCTCTACATCGTCACGCATCCCGGTTATCGGGGGCGGGGCTTTGGCCGCAGTGCCGTTGCCCATCTTGCGCGTCGAGCCCTCACGAATGGCCTGCTCGCGCAGTATCGGACGCTGGATGCGAACACGCCATCGATCCGCATCGCTGAAGCGCTCGGGTTTCAACGCTATGCGACGTCGATGGCGGTGAGGCTGGCACCGGTGCCGTGA